Proteins encoded in a region of the Carassius auratus strain Wakin chromosome 21, ASM336829v1, whole genome shotgun sequence genome:
- the LOC113039002 gene encoding gastrula zinc finger protein XlCGF7.1-like isoform X1, giving the protein MEFEEEPCRMRDEDPEEQTDEDGKDVGQKQARKNGAKKPFTCSDCGKSYSRKPDLNRHMRFHTGERLFTCTPCGKVFTEKGKLDVHMRVHTGERPFTCTQCGQSYIHKPDLKRHMRVHTGEKPYTCTQCGKSFIDTQTLKSHMKAHTGEKPFTCTQCGKSFVSQSFLKDHLLSHTGVKSFRCDQCDKTFATATNCRRHLKVHAGVKPHFCSFCEKTFAHLQKLKEHERIHTGLKPYACLDCGKSYTTSSGLKTHQMIHTGEKPYMCSHCEKCFAVLSSLKSHERVHTGEKPFQCSSCGKYFAYHPGLHAHIKKKRCPKLPK; this is encoded by the exons ATGGAGTTTGAGGAAGAACCCTGCAGAATGAGAGATGAAGATCcagaggaacaaacag ATGAAGATGGAAAGGATGTCGGGCAAAAACAAGCTAGAAAAAATGGAGCCAAAAAACCCTTCACCTGCTCTGATTGTGGAAAGAGTTATTCGCGTAAACCAGACCTTAACAGACACATGAGATTTCACACTGGAGAACGGCTGTTCACATGCACTCCGTGTGGGAAAGTTTTCACAGAGAAAGGAAAGCTGGATGTACatatgagagttcacactggagaaagaCCGTTCACATGCACTCAGTGTGGACAGAGTTACATACATAAACCAGATCTTAAGagacacatgagagttcacactggagagaagccttacacatgcactcagtgtgggaagagtttcatcGACACACAAACCTTAAAATCGCACATGAAAgctcacactggagaaaaaccgttcacctgcactcagtgtggaaagagtttcgtATCCCAAAGCTTTCTTAAAGATCATCTTCTCTCTCACACCGGAGTGAAGTCGTTCAGATGTGATCAGTGTGATAAAACATTTGCTACGGCAACAAACTGCAGAAGACATCTTAAAGTTCATGCCGGTGTGAAGCCTCACTTTTGTTCTTTTTGTGAGAAGACTTTTGCACATCTGCAAAAGTTAAAAGAGCATGAGCGTATTCATACTGGCCTGAAACCTTATGCATGCTTGGACTGTGGAAAGAGCTACACTACATCGAGTGGATTAAAAACACACCagatgattcacactggagagaaaccttacatgtGCTCACACTGTGAAAAGTGTTTTGCTGTTTTATCATCTCTGAAAAGCCATgagagagttcatactggagagaagccgttccAGTGCTCTTCATGCGGGAAGTATTTTGCTTACCATCCAGGTCTGCACgctcatattaaaaaaaagcGTTGCCCAAAGTTGCCCAAGTGA
- the LOC113039006 gene encoding gastrula zinc finger protein XlCGF7.1-like, protein MLEDMSDPDTCRGTEEGPEHQTDLLEVIELEGMPNHFITREKSSHESDFSQKRRFLPCPHCEKSFVRKGDLDRHVRIHTGEKPFTCVECGKSFTLADGLRKHLRSHSGVRSFHCHQCGKTFILPSHLKRHMLIHADFKPYLCSLCGKSFSQLDCLKKHQKTHSGARPHGCFECGNAFNSADALKRHRRIHTGEKPYTCCECGKSFTQSGHLRQHERVHTGQKPYICSLCGRSFSTARNLPAHMKKHSPGTYQINKDDEN, encoded by the exons ATGCTAGAGGACATGAGTGATCCAGACACCTGCAGAGGGACTGAAGAGGGTCCTGAGCATCAGACAG ATCTGTTGGAAGTCATTGAATTGGAAGGTATGCCTAATCATTTCATAACCAGAGAAAAATCGTCACATGAAAGTGATTTTTCTCAGAAAAGGCGTTTTCTCCCCTGCCCTCACTGTGAAAAGAGCTTCGTCCGTAAAGGAGATCTGGACAGACACGTGCGGATCCACACGGGAGAAAAGCCGTTCACGTGCGTGGAGTGCGGGAAGAGCTTCACACTGGCAGACGGTCTCAGAAAACACCTGCGCTCTCACTCCGGAGTCAGATCCTTCCACTGCCATCAGTGtggaaagacttttattttgccgTCGCACCTGAAAAGACACATGCTCATTCATGCAGATTTCAAACCATACTTGTGTTCTCTGTGCGGAAAGAGCTTTTCTCAGCTGGACTGTTTGAAAAAGCATCAGAAGACGCACAGCGGAGCGAGACCTCACGGATGCTTCGAGTGCGGCAACGCTTTTAATTCAGCCGACGCTTTGAAACGGCACCGCaggattcacaccggagagaaaccgtacacctGCTGCGAGTGTGGCAAGAGTTTCACTCAGTCCGGACACCTGAGACAACACGAGAGGGTTCATACGGGACAGAAGCCATACATCTGCTCACTTTGTGGAAGGAGTTTTAGCACAGCGAGGAATCTGCCGGCTCATATGAAAAAACATTCACCTGGAACCTATCAGATAAACAAAGATGATGAAAACTGA
- the LOC113039002 gene encoding gastrula zinc finger protein XlCGF7.1-like isoform X2, protein MEFEEEPCRMRDEDPEKQTDSMEDKQHQFQKTHNFTNEDGNIVSQTEMNFTSKRARKGAGKGSLACTECGRSFNNRSNLMRHMRFHAGEKPFACTQCGKSFVLKGGLNRHLQVHTGEKPFTCTQCGKGFTSKSNLRDHLRAHAGVRSFSCDQCEKTYVFETNLKEHLKIHTGVKPYTCSFCGKRFSVVKSLQYHQSIHTGVRPYLCFDCGKTFSSPGNLKTHQRIHTGEKPYKCSHCGKSFSHSPTLRDHERIHTGEKPYQCSSCGQSFARSSNLLIHKKKRCLSEQKIL, encoded by the exons ATGGAGTTTGAGGAAGAACCCTGCAGAATGAGAGATGAAGATCCAGAgaaacaaacag ACTCAATGGAAGACAAACAACATCAGTTTCAAAAAACCCATAATTTCACAAATGAAGACGGAAACATTGTTTCACAGACTGAAATGAACTTCACATCAAAAAGGGCTCGCAAGGGTGCTGGAAAAGGTTCTCTCGCCTGCACCGAGTGTGGAAGAAGTTTCAATAATAGATCCAATCTTATGAGACACATGCGATTTCATGCTGGAGAAAAGCCATTCGCATGCAcccagtgtggaaagagtttcgtTCTGAAAGGAGGATTGAATCGGCACCTGcaagttcacactggagaaaaaccattCACATGCACTCAATGCGGAAAAGGTTTCACATCCAAAAGCAATCTGAGGGATCATCTGCGCGCTCACGCTGGAGTGAGATCGTTCAGCTGTGATCAGTGTGAAAAAACCTATGTTTTTGAAACCAACTTAAAAGAGCATCTTAAAATACACACTGGTGTGAAGCCTTACACTTGCAGTTTTTGTGGAAAGAGGTTTTCCGTAGTGAAAAGCTTACAGTATCACCAGAGTATTCATACTGGAGTGAGACCGTATCTGTGCTTTGACTGCGGGAAGACCTTCAGTTCGCCAGGCAACTTAAAAACACaccagaggattcacactggagagaaaccatacaagtgctcacactgtggaaagagtttctctCATTCACCAACCTTGAGAGATCATgagagaattcacactggagaaaagccgtaTCAGTGCTCCTCGTGCGGACAGAGTTTCGCTCGCTCCTCTAATCTACTGATTCATAAGAAAAAGCGTTGTCTGAGTGAGCAAAAGATTTTGTGA
- the LOC113039002 gene encoding gastrula zinc finger protein XlCGF7.1-like isoform X3, with protein sequence MEFEEEPCRMRDEDPEEQTDSMEDKQHQFQKTHNFTNEDGNIVSQTEMNFTSKRARKGAGKGSLACTECGRSFNNRSNLMRHMRFHAGEKPFACTQCGKSFVLKGGLNRHLQVHTGEKPFTCTQCGKGFTSKSNLRDHLRAHAGVRSFSCDQCEKTYVFETNLKEHLKIHTGVKPYTCSFCGKRFSVVKSLQYHQSIHTGVRPYLCFDCGKTFSSPGNLKTHQRIHTGEKPYKCSHCGKSFSHSPTLRDHERIHTGEKPYQCSSCGQSFARSSNLLIHKKKRCLSEQKIL encoded by the exons ATGGAGTTTGAGGAAGAACCCTGCAGAATGAGAGATGAAGATCcagaggaacaaacag ACTCAATGGAAGACAAACAACATCAGTTTCAAAAAACCCATAATTTCACAAATGAAGACGGAAACATTGTTTCACAGACTGAAATGAACTTCACATCAAAAAGGGCTCGCAAGGGTGCTGGAAAAGGTTCTCTCGCCTGCACCGAGTGTGGAAGAAGTTTCAATAATAGATCCAATCTTATGAGACACATGCGATTTCATGCTGGAGAAAAGCCATTCGCATGCAcccagtgtggaaagagtttcgtTCTGAAAGGAGGATTGAATCGGCACCTGcaagttcacactggagaaaaaccattCACATGCACTCAATGCGGAAAAGGTTTCACATCCAAAAGCAATCTGAGGGATCATCTGCGCGCTCACGCTGGAGTGAGATCGTTCAGCTGTGATCAGTGTGAAAAAACCTATGTTTTTGAAACCAACTTAAAAGAGCATCTTAAAATACACACTGGTGTGAAGCCTTACACTTGCAGTTTTTGTGGAAAGAGGTTTTCCGTAGTGAAAAGCTTACAGTATCACCAGAGTATTCATACTGGAGTGAGACCGTATCTGTGCTTTGACTGCGGGAAGACCTTCAGTTCGCCAGGCAACTTAAAAACACaccagaggattcacactggagagaaaccatacaagtgctcacactgtggaaagagtttctctCATTCACCAACCTTGAGAGATCATgagagaattcacactggagaaaagccgtaTCAGTGCTCCTCGTGCGGACAGAGTTTCGCTCGCTCCTCTAATCTACTGATTCATAAGAAAAAGCGTTGTCTGAGTGAGCAAAAGATTTTGTGA
- the LOC113039004 gene encoding gastrula zinc finger protein XlCGF7.1-like, protein MEFIKEENEHPSDPELCRIKQEDTEEQIDLMEANEVEENQHQHHFFTTGDKSGGKNYFICPQCGKSFPHKGDLNKHIRIHTGERPFMCIQCGKSFTQKANLNRHQRVHSGEKPFTCPQCGRSFTSTSILKHHLRSHSGVKTFSCDQCDKNFILARLLKRHLKMHANQKPHLCSFCGKSFSQLDFFIEHQKMHIGRRPHKCSECGNAFNTADSLRRHQRIHTGEKPYICSRCGKGFIQSGHLRAHERLHTGVKPYQCCSCERSFTHSRELVTHVRKRCPE, encoded by the exons atggagtttattaaagaggagaatgAGCACCCGAGTGATCCAGAGCTCTGCAGAATTAAACAAGAGGATACTGAGGAACAAATAG ACCTGATGGAAGCGAATGAAGTGGAGGAGAATCAGCATCAGCATCACTTCTTCACAACTGGAGACAAATCAGGAGGCAAAAATTATTTCATCTGCCCGCAGTGCGGAAAGAGTTTCCCACATAAAGGAGACCTTAATAAACACATAcggatccacaccggagagagaCCCTTCATGTGCattcagtgtggaaagagctttacGCAGAAAGCAAACCTTAACAGACACCAGCGTGTTCACTCTGGAGAAAAGCCCTTCacatgccctcagtgtggaaggaGCTTCACATCCACCAGCATCCTCAAACACCACCTGCGCTCTCACTCCGGAGTGAAGACGTTCAGCTGCGATCAGTGCGATAAGAACTTTATTTTAGCCAGACTGTTGAAAAGACATCTGAAGATGCATGCCAACCAGAAGCCGCACTTGTGCTCCTTCTGCGGGAAGAGTTTTTCACAATTGGACTTTTTTATCGAGCACCAGAAAATGCATATCGGCAGGAGACCTCACAAATGCTCAGAGTGTGGAAATGCCTTTAATACGGCCGATTCCTTGAGACGACATCAgaggattcacaccggagagaaaccctACATTTGCTCGCGTTGTGGAAAGGGTTTCATTCAGTCGGGACATTTGAGAGCGCATGAGAGATTGCACACGGGAGTGAAGCCATATCAGTGCTGTTCATGTGAGAGGAGCTTCACACATTCAAGAGAACTAGTGACTCATGTTAGAAAGCGTTGCCCGGAGTAG